TACACAAGCTTTTATTGTGGTATACTTTTAAATGTGTATTGTACAAGTGTAATAGAAGCCTTTACTAACTAGGAAAATTCGTATAAATGAAGCATTTCCACCAAAAAAATCTTGAACGAAGATAAAAttcgtataaaaaaaaaaaaaaacaacattcAGATCTCCAAATGGCATTCAATTCAAAATCTTGATGGCATCCAAAATATCCATTTTTGAGGGACTTTGTTTCCTTTCTCAGGAGCAGGATTGGGTACGTTTCACTCCGTCGATGCTGAATTCTTTCACATTGTAATGGCATGGCACGATGAAGaagcacatatatacatatattgaaCATTCTGCACGTCTTGTATCAATCACACTAATTCTAGCAGGTCCAAGGTACAGAAGTTTATGATGTAACTGAGATAGAGATCATCAATTGTAGTAGATGATCAAATAGATTTATTTATTCAACACGACAACAACATAAGAAGAGAGCACTCGAACTGAGTACTCATTACATGCTTCCCCTGTTGATTCTACACCAATTCAAAGAGAAGCCGCATAAGTCTTTTACACACATAGGAAATCAACCATTAAAAGCAAACACAACATAACATATTAAGGTAATAATATAGGTGTCATGGATCCTGTGTCACGCCCTTATTTATTTAGCATTAATTTTTGACCTCATCTCCGGATGTAGCTTCAGTAGGTTGACAGCATCTTTGGCAATGTCCATGGTACCAGTGGCAGCAACCATGTCTGCAAGTCTCCTCAGCAGGTGGACAGCATCTTTGGCAATGTCCATGGTACCAGTGGCAGCAACCATGTCTGCACCGATGTTCAGGGGTCTCCTCAGCAGGTGGACAGCATCTTTGGCAATGTCCATGGTACCAGCGGCAGCAACCATGTCTGCAACGATGTTCAGGGGTCTCCTCAGCAGGTGGACAGCATCTTTGGCAATGTCCATGGTACCAGCGGCAGCAACCATGTCTGCAACGATCTGCGGTTACGGTATCCTCATCTCCAGATGTGGCTTCAGGGGTCTCCTCGGCAGTTTGACAGCATCTTTGGCAGCGTCCATGGTACCAGTGGCAGCAACCATGTCTGCAACGATCTTCGCTTATGCTATCCTGATGAACCTCGCCTGAACTGGCATCGTGGACACCAGTGGTATTCACGCTCTTCTGATCTGTTTCAAGACACAAGGAGACATAAATATTTGGAGCTTTATCTTAAGCTGCGAACGTTAGGTGACTGGCTAGGCTGAAAATTTGCAAGATATATGCAAAGAAAAGAATACTATGGATTAAACAAAACAGTCTAGGCATATAAGATGGTGCGACTTGGATATGAATTATTTTGCTTTAAATTATAATTAGAAGCATTTAGTTTGGTTTTCGACGTTAGTTTAACCTTTGGTGCGACACTATGGAACGTGTATCCTTACAGCAATACTATAAGGATGCATGAAAAATTAGATGTGCCACTAACCATTGATAGAAGCAACCCAATTTACTTTTGCTAAACACTGAAAAAGATATTAGCACATTAATATGACTTGCTTGATAATATACAAATAGCCTTCCATAAAAATTCACATCCCAATAATGAGTCTCCAAATCTCCATTCATTTAAGTATTTAGgtgcagccaaaaaaaaaaaggaagaaaggaaaaaaaaaaaaaaaaaaggactaggCACCTGCAGCTGTTGCATCAGAGGAAATATGGAGCACAAGTGCAAAGAGAACACCAATAAGAAAGAGCAAATTTTTTGAAGATGCCATTTGATCACAACCTCACTCAAAATGTAAATAATGTGCTAAATTATTGATATCGAGTGATAAGTGCATTGAGTTGCAGCCCTATTTATAGGAACTAGGAGGGGAACACCATGCCTTGCGTGGAAtgaatattttagggttaatttcaaaaacctcccttgagggtTTTCATAATTTCACTAGCACCCTTGTTATATCCAATAATACATTGAGCTCCCTTCTGATGTTGATCGGACCTAATGTTAATCTCATCAGGGGCAAATTGACCATAATGCCCTCACTAAAATAGCTTTTTTCAAGATTTTTAGAAGCACAATATAATCTTCCAATCTTACCAAGATACCATCAAAACCTGGTGCCAAAATTTAACAACTttactaaaagtaatttctctGTTGGTTGGTAAGCCTTGGAG
This Coffea arabica cultivar ET-39 chromosome 3e, Coffea Arabica ET-39 HiFi, whole genome shotgun sequence DNA region includes the following protein-coding sequences:
- the LOC140004617 gene encoding uncharacterized protein; protein product: MASSKNLLFLIGVLFALVLHISSDATAADQKSVNTTGVHDASSGEVHQDSISEDRCRHGCCHWYHGRCQRCCQTAEETPEATSGDEDTVTADRCRHGCCRWYHGHCQRCCPPAEETPEHRCRHGCCRWYHGHCQRCCPPAEETPEHRCRHGCCHWYHGHCQRCCPPAEETCRHGCCHWYHGHCQRCCQPTEATSGDEVKN